A stretch of Mesotoga sp. BH458_6_3_2_1 DNA encodes these proteins:
- a CDS encoding DUF4127 family protein has translation MFDKRVIFLPVDERFCTRDYFLLLARAANIDVVTPPKVYLGAKKTPPDLRRLSKWLEETVLPGDYLVISVDMLVHGGLIPSRISLDTLDTLIERLGLLEELKKSDVKIYATTTITRTPFYNSSEEEPDYWQYFGLDMYDLSRLLARSFRGEMVHRSMIEKIGKIPSHFVTDYLVRRIRNRKLVSSVIELVDKGVIDFLNLVLDDNSKESISLAESEIHRAMVDSLKIGSRVSIHAGADEATLSLLARVLSESVGEIPTFEVHYASPEHKDFIPPYEGSPLYQGIQNHIEAAGGKVVDSAGEILLLANNPEVGLDSAQQLSAPTDLSAYDRFFREIEAADSIIKGIADVKYTNGADNYLVEELLKRSELNWLETNYSAWNTAGNTLGTVCAHSIVQLLGSKGLLKVDQSRIKELQAIFFLEHWAFQSNIRKRLLVEAEKRGSKPWTVIPVESWAEGFVRSELTPYIPPVRDALEMEFEIERLFFPWHRSFELGLSILQKDDPRGD, from the coding sequence ATGTTCGACAAGAGAGTTATCTTTCTCCCTGTAGATGAGCGATTCTGCACGAGAGATTATTTCCTGTTGCTGGCTCGTGCCGCAAATATTGACGTCGTTACTCCGCCGAAAGTTTATCTGGGGGCAAAGAAAACGCCCCCAGACCTTCGCCGTCTATCTAAATGGCTTGAGGAGACTGTACTGCCGGGCGATTACCTGGTTATTTCTGTCGACATGCTCGTGCACGGCGGACTTATACCCTCGAGAATAAGCCTGGACACTCTGGATACCCTCATTGAAAGGCTCGGCCTGCTGGAGGAGCTGAAAAAATCGGACGTGAAGATCTACGCAACCACGACTATCACAAGAACGCCGTTCTACAACTCGTCCGAAGAGGAACCGGATTACTGGCAATACTTCGGGCTGGACATGTATGATCTCTCCAGACTTCTTGCCAGGAGCTTTAGAGGTGAGATGGTTCACCGCTCCATGATAGAAAAGATCGGCAAGATTCCCTCTCACTTCGTAACGGACTATCTTGTGAGACGAATAAGAAACAGAAAGCTTGTCTCTTCAGTAATAGAACTGGTAGACAAAGGCGTGATTGACTTTCTGAATCTAGTTCTCGACGATAACAGCAAGGAAAGCATATCCCTTGCCGAAAGTGAGATTCATCGGGCCATGGTAGACTCCCTCAAAATAGGATCGAGGGTCTCAATTCATGCAGGCGCAGATGAAGCGACACTTAGCCTACTGGCTAGAGTGCTTTCTGAATCGGTGGGAGAGATCCCGACCTTTGAGGTTCATTACGCCTCTCCGGAGCACAAAGATTTCATTCCACCCTACGAAGGCTCTCCACTCTACCAGGGCATTCAAAACCATATAGAGGCGGCCGGAGGAAAGGTGGTCGACAGCGCAGGAGAGATTCTGCTTCTGGCAAACAACCCGGAAGTCGGTCTCGACAGCGCTCAACAGCTCTCCGCTCCCACCGACTTGAGTGCGTATGATAGGTTCTTTCGCGAGATCGAAGCGGCAGATTCGATCATAAAGGGTATAGCCGATGTGAAGTACACCAACGGCGCAGACAACTATTTGGTCGAAGAGTTGCTTAAGAGAAGCGAACTGAACTGGCTGGAAACGAATTACTCGGCCTGGAACACAGCAGGAAACACTCTTGGAACAGTATGCGCCCATTCTATAGTCCAGCTCCTGGGAAGTAAGGGGCTGCTGAAGGTAGATCAGTCAAGGATCAAGGAATTGCAGGCTATCTTCTTCCTTGAGCACTGGGCATTTCAGTCGAATATACGCAAGAGGCTGCTGGTCGAAGCAGAAAAAAGAGGGTCAAAGCCGTGGACAGTCATTCCCGTCGAATCATGGGCCGAGGGATTTGTAAGGAGTGAACTGACTCCCTATATTCCTCCTGTTCGAGATGCGCTGGAAATGGAATTCGAGATCGAGCGACTGTTCTTTCCCTGGCACAGATCCTTCGAACTCGGTCTTTCGATTTTGCAGAAAGACGATCCCAGAGGTGACTGA
- a CDS encoding GyrI-like domain-containing protein yields MPRLTPIALLKRCASSTLVVRTKTSVQNLPSLIGKCYGEIAAYLGELGESPADIPFVAYHNMDMQNLDVEIGFPVSSDLPGKGDIIQSSIPEGLSVFSVYMGPYSQMETVYSEMAEWISKSGYVPTGTVYEYYYNGPEFPEDQYLTKIVMPVREP; encoded by the coding sequence ATGCCGAGGCTAACACCTATCGCATTATTGAAGCGCTGTGCAAGTTCCACTCTGGTTGTCCGCACAAAAACGAGCGTTCAGAATCTACCTTCTCTTATTGGAAAGTGTTATGGAGAGATTGCCGCCTATTTGGGCGAGTTGGGGGAATCTCCTGCAGATATCCCATTTGTTGCTTATCACAACATGGACATGCAGAATCTTGATGTTGAGATAGGCTTCCCGGTTTCATCCGACCTGCCCGGAAAAGGCGACATCATTCAGAGCTCCATTCCCGAGGGGTTAAGCGTCTTTTCTGTCTACATGGGTCCATACAGTCAGATGGAGACGGTGTACAGTGAAATGGCCGAGTGGATTAGCAAGAGCGGATATGTTCCTACTGGGACCGTTTATGAATACTATTACAACGGGCCGGAGTTTCCTGAGGACCAGTACCTGACAAAGATTGTGATGCCTGTTAGGGAGCCTTAG
- a CDS encoding nitrous oxide reductase family maturation protein NosD gives MKKRLLLLVAVIFVIGLTFGAGDRKTLVVDINGGQYKSIQSAIDDARSGDTVEVLPGTYRESLTISKDIFLKGASRDEVIIIPEEDDLAIFVRGAAEFSIESITIMTSSSAINVSRSSGQIVDTFVAGGRFGISFSGTGMTLKIIDSYVTCFQGLGNEDPLETRLAGIYAYGNATLIAENSVFERNGVGISLTNDLKYRIENCTFKQNSIGVSLGGDATGSLIGNIITENVENGILINSSSTTTVKNNLFYGNVWHGLDLYLNRCTECECGGDEFTGTVVGSGNIFESEDEICPLDFWDDSFYSFDKNLGKE, from the coding sequence GTGAAAAAGAGATTGCTATTGCTTGTGGCTGTTATTTTCGTAATTGGCTTGACATTTGGAGCGGGTGACAGAAAAACCCTTGTTGTAGATATAAATGGCGGGCAGTACAAAAGCATACAATCGGCAATTGACGATGCTAGATCAGGGGACACTGTGGAAGTACTTCCAGGAACTTATAGAGAGAGCCTGACAATAAGCAAGGATATTTTTCTTAAGGGAGCTTCTAGAGATGAGGTCATAATCATTCCCGAAGAAGATGACCTGGCAATCTTCGTAAGGGGCGCCGCCGAGTTCTCGATCGAGAGTATTACGATCATGACTTCAAGCTCGGCTATAAACGTTTCGAGGTCCTCAGGACAGATTGTTGATACTTTCGTTGCAGGCGGGCGTTTCGGAATTTCGTTCAGCGGTACCGGAATGACCCTTAAGATAATTGATTCGTATGTAACATGCTTTCAAGGATTGGGAAATGAAGATCCACTAGAAACGAGGCTGGCAGGAATATACGCGTACGGTAATGCAACTTTGATTGCCGAGAATTCTGTGTTTGAAAGAAACGGTGTTGGAATAAGTCTTACCAACGATCTCAAATACAGAATAGAGAACTGTACATTCAAGCAAAACAGCATAGGAGTGTCGCTGGGAGGCGACGCGACGGGTTCTCTAATAGGAAACATCATAACTGAAAATGTAGAGAATGGAATACTCATAAACTCTTCATCCACTACAACGGTAAAGAACAACCTCTTCTACGGCAATGTCTGGCATGGACTGGATCTTTACCTCAACCGCTGTACCGAGTGTGAATGTGGCGGTGACGAGTTCACTGGAACAGTTGTTGGATCTGGCAACATATTCGAATCTGAGGATGAGATTTGTCCGCTCGATTTCTGGGACGACAGCTTCTACAGCTTTGACAAGAATCTGGGAAAAGAGTAG
- a CDS encoding ROK family protein, with the protein MLALGIDIGGTMIKTAIVDSNGTLSEKRLFPTSIDLKDQLLEIVREELAAHKVEAIGIGTAGRIDPVTGNVNLATSNLANWTGVPVKTLIQENTGVVTAVLNDSSAAAFGEWFCNYRRAETLVMITVGSGLGGGIVINGSPLLGKRGEAAEFGHIIIHRGGKPCNCGKEGCAEQYISMRLIHSLVAAAAGQEMDRATLIEQYLSGNPVVEEAVSTVTGDLAIVVDSVFLSLDPDLVVVGGGVCELGKRFLNSLREELSVLSRSSLYTEEDVVLSLSGNDAGIIGAAVYAMAGEASGHE; encoded by the coding sequence ATGCTTGCTCTCGGAATAGATATTGGCGGAACGATGATCAAGACGGCGATTGTGGATTCAAATGGCACACTCTCCGAGAAGAGATTATTTCCAACCTCCATAGATCTAAAAGACCAGCTCTTGGAGATCGTTAGGGAAGAGCTAGCCGCGCACAAAGTGGAAGCTATAGGCATCGGTACGGCAGGAAGAATCGATCCTGTCACTGGAAATGTGAATCTGGCTACGAGCAATCTCGCCAACTGGACCGGAGTACCTGTAAAGACTCTCATCCAGGAGAATACAGGCGTTGTTACAGCCGTTCTGAACGATTCAAGTGCGGCTGCATTCGGCGAATGGTTCTGCAACTATCGTCGGGCGGAAACCCTGGTCATGATAACGGTGGGGAGTGGCCTTGGCGGAGGAATCGTGATAAACGGCTCTCCTCTTCTCGGAAAGCGCGGAGAGGCAGCGGAATTCGGTCACATCATCATACACCGTGGTGGAAAACCTTGCAACTGCGGTAAGGAGGGGTGCGCCGAGCAATATATATCTATGCGCCTTATTCATAGCCTTGTGGCAGCGGCAGCAGGCCAAGAGATGGACAGAGCCACTCTCATCGAACAGTATCTAAGCGGCAATCCAGTTGTTGAAGAAGCAGTAAGTACCGTAACAGGAGATCTTGCGATAGTAGTCGACTCGGTCTTCCTGAGTTTAGACCCCGACCTAGTAGTTGTGGGAGGCGGCGTGTGTGAGCTTGGGAAGAGATTCCTGAACAGCCTGAGAGAGGAACTTTCAGTGCTATCAAGATCGTCGCTGTATACCGAAGAAGATGTGGTTCTTTCTCTTTCTGGAAACGATGCAGGAATAATAGGTGCAGCTGTCTATGCAATGGCCGGAGAAGCATCCGGACACGAATGA
- a CDS encoding N-acetylmannosamine-6-phosphate 2-epimerase, whose amino-acid sequence MRSELLKKIEKRIIVSCQALEDEPLHGRGIMVLMAKAAIMGGAAAIRANGAQDIEDIKSTFDIPLIGLNKRDIEGYPVYITPTSEDALSILRAGADVVAIDCTLRRRPEPLDSMFAVIREKFPERLIMADISSIGDAREVSRLKPDFLATTLSGYTDETLERPQPDIRLVEELAEEFDIYVIAEGNYWQPEQVVKALEAGAFSVTVGSVITRPQLITKRFTSYIEEWNKEGFKSRD is encoded by the coding sequence TTGCGTTCAGAACTGCTTAAGAAGATAGAGAAGAGAATAATCGTTTCGTGCCAGGCTTTAGAGGACGAACCTCTACACGGCCGTGGAATTATGGTGCTTATGGCGAAGGCTGCCATAATGGGAGGAGCCGCTGCGATAAGGGCAAACGGGGCACAAGACATTGAGGATATTAAGTCCACATTCGACATACCCTTGATCGGACTTAACAAACGAGACATTGAGGGATATCCGGTTTACATAACTCCAACTTCGGAAGACGCCCTTTCTATTTTGAGAGCGGGAGCCGATGTTGTCGCCATAGACTGCACACTTAGGAGGAGACCGGAACCTCTCGATTCGATGTTTGCCGTAATAAGAGAGAAGTTCCCAGAAAGGCTCATAATGGCCGATATCTCCAGCATCGGGGATGCGAGGGAAGTATCCCGTCTCAAGCCCGATTTTCTCGCTACCACGCTTTCTGGCTACACAGATGAGACACTAGAGAGACCGCAACCGGATATCCGACTGGTAGAGGAGCTGGCCGAAGAGTTCGACATTTACGTGATTGCGGAGGGCAATTACTGGCAGCCGGAACAGGTTGTGAAGGCCCTTGAGGCCGGGGCCTTTTCGGTTACTGTGGGAAGTGTCATCACGAGACCTCAGTTGATAACAAAGAGATTCACGAGTTATATTGAGGAGTGGAATAAAGAAGGCTTCAAATCCCGGGATTAG
- a CDS encoding cache domain-containing protein → MKRLFAFLLFVLLTLTVTMGLSEEEKRLEIQERVEKAARLIEENGPEIFSLFYDRDGEFFIGEEYIFIYDDSGTNLVNAGNPTVFEGRNLISLKDKNGLYMIVRIFEVALNQGGGWLDFYWPLPDGGPATFKSAYVMSATHGELTYVLGMGYYKQEQ, encoded by the coding sequence TTGAAGCGTCTGTTTGCATTTCTTTTGTTTGTACTCCTGACTCTGACGGTTACGATGGGTTTGAGTGAAGAAGAGAAGAGACTCGAAATCCAGGAAAGAGTCGAAAAGGCGGCCAGGCTGATCGAAGAGAATGGGCCAGAGATATTCTCGCTTTTCTACGATAGAGACGGCGAGTTCTTCATTGGTGAGGAGTACATCTTCATCTACGACGATAGCGGAACCAATCTAGTCAACGCGGGAAATCCAACCGTCTTTGAGGGTAGAAACCTGATATCTCTCAAAGACAAGAACGGACTCTACATGATTGTCAGGATCTTCGAAGTCGCCCTAAATCAGGGAGGAGGCTGGCTGGATTTTTACTGGCCCTTGCCGGACGGAGGTCCCGCGACATTCAAGAGCGCCTACGTTATGTCCGCTACTCACGGAGAGTTGACATATGTGCTTGGAATGGGATATTACAAACAGGAGCAATGA